Genomic segment of Lentimicrobium sp. L6:
TTGGACCAAATGCCGAAAAAATAATGGGAGATTTGCCTAATTTTACAAATATTGAACCTATCGTTCAAGTGAGTGAAGTAATGTAGTTTAATGGAGTATTGACCATAGGATGAAGAGCCTTGGCATATATACTCCATGAAGAAGAGGCTTTAAGAGCAATATCTTACTCAGGCTTAAGAGTATTCATATTCTTTTGTGATTTCGGTAAGCTAAAAATAGATTTTATTACTATTATTGCTTCTTGTTAGCAAATCATTAGAGAAATATGAAACACTTTAGAATCTTTATCATACTTGCCTTTTCACTATTAACCTTAAATGGATTCACTCAAACAGAGAAAGCACAATTTATCTATTTAGTAGATGGTTTGGAACAATCTGAGGAGTATGTAAATGCTTTAGATCCAAATACCATCAAATCATTTGATAAAGGAGTGAGTGATGAAGAAAAAGCAGAGCTCATCAAGAAATTTGGAAATAGAATAGAAGATAGCTTTATCTTAAAAATCACATTATTATCTGAAAAGGAATTGGAAAAAAAAGCCAATCTAGACCAAAAAAAAGAAGATCAGAAAAAGCAAGCAGAGGAGGATAAATACAGAAAACGAGTGGAGGAAACTACTCTAATATTCGCTGGTGATAAAGCCCCTGGTTTTAAAGTGGAAATGTTGGATGGACAAGAGATTCAGTTATCCGAACTAAAAGGGAAAGTGGTGCTTTTAAACTTTTGGGCTACCTGGTGCGGACCTTGTTTAAAAGAGTTTAACGAGATTCCAACTGTCATTCAAAAGCCATTTGAGAATAAAGACTTTGTGCTTATTCCCATCTCCAGAGGAGAACAAAAAGAAGTAGTTCAAAAAACAATGGATCGGTTTAAAGAAAGAGGCATAACCTTCAATGTGGGACTTGACCCAGACAAGAGTATCTATCAGCTTTATGCTACAGAAACTATTCCCAGAAACTTTCTCATCAATCAGAATGGCCAAGTAGTTTATATCTCAGATGGTTATTCTGAGGAAAAACTAAAGGAAATCGCCAAACGAATTAAGGAATTATTAGAGAATAATGATTAAAACCGTCTTCTAGATATTTACTATGTTTATTTGCAATCACAAAAAAGGCATTGCCCATAGGGCATCAGCTTTTGAATAAGGAGAAAGGGAATTGTTTTTATTTGCTCGTAGAGCATATGTTTTAAAAAATCAATAAAAGATAGAGCGCAATTAAAGCAAATCCCCTACGGGGAATAGAAAACTTTAGCAAGTACTTTATACATGAGCTGAACCACTACGCGGTAGTTTTTTCTTCTCAACTTACTATTTATAGAAAAGCATTGCCCATAGGGCATCTGCTATTGTATATGGAGAAAAGAAAGCTGAATTCAACCCACAAATACAACTTTTGAGTTAAACAATATTTTTTCCATTGCA
This window contains:
- a CDS encoding redoxin family protein, which codes for MKHFRIFIILAFSLLTLNGFTQTEKAQFIYLVDGLEQSEEYVNALDPNTIKSFDKGVSDEEKAELIKKFGNRIEDSFILKITLLSEKELEKKANLDQKKEDQKKQAEEDKYRKRVEETTLIFAGDKAPGFKVEMLDGQEIQLSELKGKVVLLNFWATWCGPCLKEFNEIPTVIQKPFENKDFVLIPISRGEQKEVVQKTMDRFKERGITFNVGLDPDKSIYQLYATETIPRNFLINQNGQVVYISDGYSEEKLKEIAKRIKELLENND